One window of the Verrucomicrobiota bacterium genome contains the following:
- a CDS encoding D-aminoacylase, with amino-acid sequence MHPMKIHWNLAALIWALTTATGQAADLNYDLLIRGGKIVDGTGNPWFYGDLAVAGDRIASVSTAKPATAKREIDARGLVVAPGFIDMHSHSEWLLLEDGDAQSKIRQGVTTEVFGEGTSAGPFKGKLPARQARIGNRPAVITTLGEYLAAIDQARTSVNVVSYVAAGNVWQSVMGHSFERPTAADLQKMKDLVGEAMRDGAFGLSSQLMMPPGSLATTDDLVELCKVVHEFGGIFVSHIHDEGLGVFDSVKQVVEVAERANVPLDILHLKIADQQYWGRMNEVVALIDEARRRGVNVQANVYPYTRGNNDLASIIPPWAHEGGKSQMLARLKDPALRPKLKHDIQSGIPGWYNHYTAVGGDWSRMLVSANNRYKGLTMDRVIAMRSEGKTPRPDPLDILCEVLIEHDGSVGTVYAHHTEKDMNLALAQPWCSVGSDGSAYATEGLLRRGNPHPRNFGTFPRVLGVYVRERGLLRLEDAVRKMTSLNAAKLGLRDRGLLQPGAFADIVIFDPARVIDRSTYEDPFQYSEGIEFVIVNGQVVLDRGRHTGARPGRALRHSTPR; translated from the coding sequence ATGCACCCAATGAAGATTCACTGGAACTTGGCCGCTCTGATCTGGGCTCTCACCACCGCCACGGGCCAGGCCGCGGATCTGAACTACGATTTGCTGATCCGTGGCGGCAAGATCGTCGATGGCACGGGCAATCCGTGGTTTTACGGCGATCTGGCTGTGGCCGGTGATCGGATCGCGTCCGTCAGCACCGCCAAGCCCGCCACGGCCAAGCGGGAGATTGACGCGCGCGGCCTGGTGGTCGCGCCCGGATTCATCGACATGCATTCCCACTCCGAATGGTTGTTGCTGGAAGACGGGGACGCGCAGAGCAAGATTCGCCAGGGCGTCACCACCGAAGTCTTCGGCGAGGGAACTTCCGCCGGTCCGTTCAAAGGCAAACTCCCCGCCCGGCAAGCGCGGATTGGGAATCGCCCCGCGGTCATTACGACGCTGGGCGAGTATCTCGCGGCGATCGATCAAGCGCGGACGTCGGTGAACGTCGTTTCCTATGTCGCCGCAGGGAATGTCTGGCAGAGTGTCATGGGCCATTCTTTCGAGCGCCCGACGGCGGCGGATTTGCAGAAGATGAAAGATCTCGTGGGGGAAGCGATGCGTGACGGCGCCTTTGGCCTTTCGAGCCAATTGATGATGCCGCCCGGCTCCCTTGCCACCACCGATGACCTGGTCGAGTTGTGCAAAGTCGTCCACGAGTTCGGCGGCATTTTCGTGAGCCACATTCACGATGAAGGCCTCGGCGTCTTCGATTCAGTGAAGCAGGTCGTGGAAGTTGCCGAACGCGCGAACGTGCCGCTGGACATTCTTCACCTGAAAATCGCGGATCAACAATATTGGGGCCGGATGAATGAAGTCGTGGCGTTGATCGACGAAGCGCGGCGGCGCGGCGTCAATGTCCAGGCCAATGTCTATCCCTACACGCGGGGCAACAACGATCTCGCCAGCATCATCCCGCCGTGGGCGCACGAAGGCGGGAAATCTCAAATGCTGGCCCGGCTCAAAGATCCGGCCCTGCGGCCCAAGCTCAAACACGATATTCAGAGCGGCATCCCCGGCTGGTACAATCATTACACCGCCGTCGGCGGCGATTGGAGCCGCATGCTCGTCAGCGCGAACAACCGCTACAAGGGGTTGACGATGGACCGGGTAATCGCGATGAGGAGTGAGGGAAAGACCCCGCGCCCGGATCCGTTGGACATTCTGTGCGAGGTCTTGATCGAGCACGACGGATCGGTCGGCACGGTTTACGCCCATCACACGGAGAAGGACATGAATCTGGCGCTGGCCCAGCCCTGGTGTTCCGTGGGCTCGGACGGTTCAGCCTACGCGACGGAGGGGCTGCTCCGCCGGGGAAATCCGCACCCGCGCAACTTCGGCACCTTTCCGCGCGTGCTGGGAGTGTATGTGCGCGAGCGCGGCCTGCTCCGACTGGAAGACGCGGTTCGGAAGATGACCTCGCTGAACGCCGCCAAACTCGGTCTCCGTGATCGCGGCCTGCTCCAACCTGGCGCGTTCGCCGATATCGTGATTTTCGATCCGGCGCGGGTCATCGATCGTTCCACGTACGAAGACCCCTTCCAATACAGCGAAGGGATTGAATTCGTGATCGTGAATGGACAGGTCGTATTGGACCGCGGACGGCATACCGGCGCGAGACCAGG
- a CDS encoding type II toxin-antitoxin system VapC family toxin: MGVGQMTHLLDTHAWIQRACDEPVPPLVERTLTAHADALALADISLWEAAKLVELGRLQLSIPLAEFFRLAVTPELTVLPVTPAIAERVTSLESSGFHKDPADQLIVATALAHGLRLISNDMRIHQWRGVPILWRTSRG, encoded by the coding sequence ATGGGAGTCGGCCAAATGACCCATTTGCTGGACACGCATGCCTGGATCCAACGCGCCTGCGACGAACCTGTGCCGCCATTGGTGGAGCGCACGTTAACGGCTCACGCCGACGCTTTGGCACTCGCGGACATTTCGTTATGGGAGGCGGCGAAGCTCGTCGAATTGGGCCGGCTGCAACTGTCGATCCCGCTGGCGGAGTTCTTCCGGCTGGCTGTTACTCCCGAATTGACCGTGTTGCCCGTGACGCCCGCCATCGCCGAACGCGTGACCTCGTTGGAGTCGTCCGGATTTCACAAGGATCCGGCCGATCAACTGATTGTCGCCACGGCGTTGGCGCATGGTCTGCGTCTCATCAGCAATGACATGCGCATTCATCAGTGGCGAGGCGTGCCGATCCTCTGGCGAACGAGCCGAGGATGA
- the xylA gene encoding xylose isomerase codes for MPSAFPKISKIQYEGPRSKNPLAFKHYNPHELVEGKPMKDHLRFSVVYWHTMRGAGADMFGWGSAVRPWELGEGSVEAAKHRARCFFEFCEKLGAPFYAFHDRDVAPHGRTLKESNRNLDAVAKVLKEEQQRTGVRLLWGTAQLFVHPRFMHGAATSCNADVFAYAAAQVKKAMEVTHQLGGAGYVFWGGREGYTTLLNTDLKREMDHLGAFLHMAADYKKKIGFKGQFYIEPKPKEPTKHQYDSDAAACLNFLRECDLLKDFKLNIETNHATLAGHTMQHELEVAAAAKALGSIDANTGDILLGWDTDQFPTDLYLTTQVMLTILKMGGFTTGGTNFDAKVRRESFEPIDLFYAHIAGMDTFARGLKIAAAIRKDGRLAEFVRQRYSSWDSGIGEKIEKGKVGFKELEAYALKMGEVTTNASGRQEFLENLINEFV; via the coding sequence ATGCCATCCGCGTTTCCAAAAATTTCCAAGATTCAATACGAAGGCCCTCGGTCCAAGAATCCGCTCGCCTTCAAGCATTACAACCCGCACGAGCTGGTCGAAGGCAAACCGATGAAAGATCATCTCCGGTTTTCCGTCGTCTATTGGCACACGATGCGCGGCGCGGGCGCCGACATGTTCGGCTGGGGTTCGGCGGTGCGGCCCTGGGAACTCGGCGAAGGCAGCGTCGAAGCCGCCAAACACCGCGCCCGCTGCTTTTTCGAGTTTTGCGAGAAACTGGGCGCGCCGTTCTACGCGTTCCACGACCGGGACGTTGCGCCGCATGGCAGGACGCTGAAGGAATCGAACCGGAACCTCGACGCCGTGGCGAAGGTGCTGAAGGAGGAACAGCAACGCACCGGCGTCAGGCTGCTCTGGGGCACCGCGCAATTGTTCGTGCATCCACGCTTCATGCACGGCGCAGCCACGAGCTGCAACGCCGACGTGTTCGCTTACGCCGCCGCCCAAGTGAAGAAGGCGATGGAAGTGACGCATCAACTGGGCGGCGCGGGCTACGTTTTCTGGGGCGGACGCGAAGGTTACACCACCTTGCTGAACACGGACCTCAAACGCGAGATGGATCACCTCGGCGCGTTCCTGCACATGGCCGCCGATTACAAGAAGAAGATCGGATTCAAAGGCCAGTTTTACATCGAACCCAAGCCCAAGGAACCGACCAAGCATCAATACGACTCCGATGCTGCGGCGTGTCTGAATTTCCTTCGTGAATGCGATCTGCTGAAGGATTTCAAACTCAACATTGAAACCAACCACGCCACCCTCGCCGGCCACACGATGCAGCACGAATTGGAAGTCGCGGCCGCAGCCAAGGCCCTCGGCTCGATCGATGCCAACACCGGCGACATTTTGCTCGGCTGGGACACGGACCAATTCCCGACGGACCTGTACCTGACGACGCAAGTGATGCTGACCATCCTGAAGATGGGCGGCTTCACCACGGGCGGCACGAATTTCGACGCGAAGGTGCGGCGAGAGAGCTTCGAGCCGATCGATCTTTTCTACGCCCACATCGCGGGCATGGACACCTTCGCGCGCGGCCTGAAGATCGCGGCGGCCATCCGCAAGGACGGGCGTCTCGCGGAATTCGTCCGGCAGCGCTACAGTTCCTGGGATTCCGGCATTGGCGAGAAGATCGAGAAAGGCAAAGTCGGGTTCAAGGAACTGGAAGCGTACGCGCTCAAGATGGGAGAAGTGACGACGAACGCGAGCGGACGCCAGGAGTTCCTGGAGAATCTGATTAACGAGTTCGTTTAG
- a CDS encoding ATP-binding protein, which produces MRDVIRQKLVEALALKPPRMTRREARLPAIPNKVHAVIGMRRAGKTWFLYQCLQDRLAAGTPRKALVYFNFEDERLAGLEARQLGWVLEEYFVLCPQFRDQQRVTFFFDEIQQIRGWELFVRRIHDSEKVEIFVSGSSARLLSREVATELRGRGTETVVFPFSFAEYLQHHGAERPARPSFTSKAERSRLERSFREYLDTGGFPEAQGLPAAERVGLLQGYADTVVFRDVMERYGITNVVALRRLVRHLLGAAGGPFSVTKFYNDLRSQNVAVAREALHHMLAHLEDAFLVRLVSLATTSERQRKVNPRKVYPIDPALISAFDRSGKANPGHALETAVLVELDRRKCGTSYVFTPSGYEVDFLARSWNGRLTLIQVATDLSDQATREREFRALADALPAHRRAQGLVLTLTGTDSMAAQADAPKGVAVRPAWEWMLEQEAET; this is translated from the coding sequence ATGCGAGACGTAATCCGACAGAAATTAGTTGAGGCGCTGGCATTGAAGCCGCCGCGAATGACGCGGCGCGAGGCCAGACTGCCCGCCATTCCGAACAAGGTCCACGCCGTGATCGGCATGAGGCGCGCGGGCAAAACCTGGTTTCTGTATCAATGCCTTCAGGATCGCCTGGCGGCCGGAACACCGCGCAAAGCCTTGGTCTATTTCAATTTCGAGGACGAGCGCCTGGCCGGATTGGAGGCCAGGCAATTAGGCTGGGTGCTCGAAGAGTACTTCGTGTTGTGTCCGCAATTTCGTGATCAACAGCGGGTCACTTTCTTTTTTGACGAGATTCAACAGATTCGCGGGTGGGAATTATTCGTCCGTCGAATTCACGATTCAGAGAAAGTGGAGATCTTCGTCAGCGGTTCCTCCGCACGGCTGCTGAGCCGAGAGGTTGCGACGGAACTCCGGGGGCGCGGGACGGAGACGGTTGTGTTTCCATTTAGTTTTGCGGAGTATCTTCAACATCACGGCGCCGAACGCCCGGCGCGGCCGTCGTTTACGAGCAAGGCGGAGCGGTCAAGACTGGAGCGGTCCTTCCGGGAATATCTGGACACCGGCGGATTCCCGGAAGCCCAAGGGCTGCCGGCGGCCGAGCGCGTCGGTCTGCTTCAAGGTTACGCGGACACGGTGGTCTTTCGCGATGTAATGGAGCGCTACGGGATCACCAATGTGGTGGCTTTGCGGCGGCTCGTGCGGCATCTGCTTGGGGCGGCTGGAGGGCCGTTCAGCGTCACGAAATTCTACAACGACCTGCGTTCTCAAAACGTGGCCGTGGCGCGAGAAGCATTGCACCACATGCTGGCCCACCTGGAGGACGCTTTCCTGGTGCGTCTCGTGTCGCTCGCCACCACTTCCGAGCGCCAGCGAAAGGTCAATCCCCGCAAAGTCTATCCTATCGACCCGGCCTTGATTTCAGCCTTTGACCGCAGCGGCAAGGCGAACCCAGGGCACGCTCTGGAAACCGCCGTGTTGGTCGAATTGGATCGTCGCAAGTGCGGGACGAGCTACGTGTTCACACCGTCCGGTTACGAGGTGGATTTCCTGGCGCGCAGTTGGAATGGCCGGCTGACCCTGATCCAGGTCGCGACGGATCTGTCAGACCAGGCGACGCGTGAGCGCGAGTTTCGGGCGCTCGCGGATGCCTTGCCGGCGCATCGCCGCGCACAAGGACTGGTGCTGACCCTGACGGGCACGGACTCAATGGCGGCTCAAGCGGACGCACCCAAAGGCGTGGCCGTGAGGCCGGCTTGGGAGTGGATGCTTGAGCAGGAAGCGGAGACATGA
- a CDS encoding ribulokinase — protein sequence MSAQYTLGLDYGTNSVRALIVNAANGKEVATAVWNYEHGEVGVILARDPNLARQHPADYVKGAEVTIKKALAGARRNVRGFRPEQVIGIGVDTTGSTPIPVDEKGRPLAFDKRFAKNPSAMAWLWKDHTGVAEAEEITAKAKELRPQYLAKCGGTYSSEWFFSKILHCLRTAPGVFDAAYSWVECADWVPAMLTGTEAPEKLTVGVCAAGHKGMYHDDWGGYPDAEFLRALDPKLGELRARLQPQAHTIDRAAGDLTEDWARRTGLRAGIPVAVGAFDAHLGAVGSGIAPGTLVKIIGTSTCDMMVVPLDQPLADVPGLCGIVNGSVLPGHFGLEAGQSAVGDIFNWFVNYLQPGGRKLGSHEALTAGAAKLKAGESGLLALDWNNGNRTVLVDQRLTGLLLGQTLYTTPAEIYRALIEATAFGALTIINRFEEYGVKVEQVVNCGGIAEKNPLVMQIYADVTGRPMMVSRSAQTCALGAAIAGAVVAGAYGDYASAQKAMTALKPRVFRPNPKYAEVYRDLYALYRKLHDAFGTQEWSGNLYPVMKQLIDIRSKARN from the coding sequence ATGAGCGCCCAATACACCCTCGGACTTGATTACGGCACCAATTCGGTGCGCGCGTTGATCGTCAACGCCGCCAACGGCAAGGAGGTCGCCACGGCCGTCTGGAATTACGAGCACGGCGAGGTCGGTGTGATCCTCGCGCGCGATCCGAATCTCGCGCGCCAGCATCCGGCCGACTACGTCAAGGGCGCCGAAGTCACGATCAAGAAAGCTCTCGCCGGCGCCAGGCGAAACGTGCGTGGCTTCCGCCCCGAACAGGTCATCGGGATCGGCGTCGATACGACCGGCAGCACGCCGATCCCGGTAGATGAGAAGGGCAGACCGCTCGCGTTCGACAAGCGATTTGCCAAAAATCCGTCCGCAATGGCGTGGTTGTGGAAGGATCACACAGGGGTGGCTGAAGCCGAGGAAATCACGGCGAAGGCGAAGGAGCTTCGGCCGCAGTATCTCGCCAAATGCGGGGGCACGTATTCGAGCGAATGGTTTTTCAGCAAGATTCTGCATTGCCTGCGCACGGCGCCCGGCGTGTTCGACGCCGCTTACTCGTGGGTCGAATGCGCGGATTGGGTGCCAGCCATGCTCACGGGCACCGAAGCGCCCGAGAAGCTGACCGTGGGCGTTTGCGCCGCCGGGCACAAGGGGATGTACCACGACGATTGGGGCGGCTACCCGGACGCCGAGTTTCTAAGGGCGCTCGATCCGAAGCTGGGCGAGCTTCGCGCGCGGCTGCAGCCCCAAGCGCACACCATCGATCGCGCGGCGGGCGATTTGACGGAGGATTGGGCGCGCCGCACGGGATTGCGCGCGGGCATCCCGGTGGCAGTCGGAGCATTCGACGCGCATCTGGGCGCCGTGGGCAGCGGCATCGCGCCCGGCACGCTGGTGAAGATTATTGGCACCAGCACGTGCGACATGATGGTGGTGCCCCTCGATCAGCCGCTGGCGGACGTGCCGGGGCTTTGCGGCATTGTCAACGGAAGCGTCCTGCCGGGTCACTTTGGACTCGAAGCCGGACAGTCGGCCGTCGGCGACATTTTCAATTGGTTTGTGAACTACCTCCAGCCGGGCGGAAGAAAGCTCGGCTCGCATGAGGCGCTCACGGCGGGAGCCGCCAAGCTGAAGGCAGGCGAATCGGGATTGCTCGCGCTCGATTGGAACAACGGCAACCGCACGGTCCTCGTGGATCAACGCCTGACCGGCTTGCTGCTGGGACAGACCCTTTACACGACGCCGGCGGAGATTTACCGCGCGCTCATCGAAGCGACGGCCTTTGGCGCCCTGACCATCATCAATCGCTTCGAGGAATACGGCGTGAAGGTGGAACAAGTCGTGAACTGCGGCGGCATCGCGGAAAAGAACCCGCTGGTCATGCAGATTTACGCGGATGTGACAGGACGTCCGATGATGGTTTCGCGCTCCGCCCAGACCTGCGCGCTGGGCGCCGCAATCGCCGGCGCCGTGGTGGCCGGTGCTTATGGCGATTATGCCTCGGCGCAAAAGGCGATGACGGCGCTGAAGCCGCGCGTGTTCCGGCCAAATCCGAAATACGCGGAGGTTTACAGGGACCTTTATGCGCTTTACAGAAAACTGCACGACGCCTTCGGCACGCAGGAGTGGAGCGGCAACCTTTATCCGGTGATGAAACAGCTCATCGACATTCGGAGTAAGGCCAGGAATTGA
- a CDS encoding glycosyltransferase family 2 protein: MAFDGSPRVVRPSSTFLKMCPDTYYERFGFCEGQIAAPPHPELGLVVVIPCFNEPDLIGSLGSLWNCDRPAGAVEVIVVLNSPASCDAAVREQNERSFQKASDWIAQHPDPRLSFHLLHLPDLPPKHAGVGLARKIGMDEAARRFDQLGKPRGIIVGFDADCQCDANYLTAIERHFLDHPRCPGCSVYFEHPLEGSLEAEVYDAIAAYELHLRFYNQALRYAGFPHAHHTLGSCMAVRANVYKSQGGMNRRQAGEDFYFLQKIIPLGAFADLTATRVIPSPRPSDRVPFGTGKAVLDALREGKRATYPLEAFLDLRTLFLAIPALCDGHAISNPDFLSAASKAMRSFLDKEDFVKSLQEIRQNTANEATFRSRFFRWFNAFRAMKFVHHARDYFYGEPKVGPEAVRLLQLVAGDVQGLDGMAVRDLLAIYRALERKVGNSQAKD, from the coding sequence ATGGCATTTGACGGAAGCCCTCGCGTCGTCCGACCATCTTCGACGTTCCTAAAGATGTGTCCGGACACTTATTACGAGCGCTTCGGTTTTTGCGAAGGACAAATTGCCGCGCCGCCGCATCCTGAGCTGGGCCTGGTGGTCGTCATCCCGTGCTTCAACGAGCCGGATTTGATCGGCAGTCTCGGATCGCTTTGGAATTGCGACCGGCCCGCCGGCGCCGTCGAAGTGATCGTGGTTCTCAATTCTCCGGCGAGTTGTGACGCGGCGGTTCGCGAGCAGAATGAGCGAAGCTTTCAGAAGGCTTCCGACTGGATCGCGCAGCATCCGGACCCTCGCCTGAGCTTCCACTTGCTTCATCTTCCGGACCTGCCGCCGAAGCACGCGGGCGTCGGTCTGGCGCGAAAAATCGGCATGGACGAGGCCGCGCGGCGGTTCGATCAGTTGGGCAAGCCGAGAGGGATCATCGTCGGCTTCGACGCGGATTGCCAGTGCGACGCCAACTACCTGACGGCGATTGAACGGCATTTTCTCGATCATCCGCGTTGTCCCGGTTGCAGTGTCTATTTCGAGCATCCTCTGGAAGGTTCCCTGGAGGCGGAAGTCTATGACGCGATCGCAGCCTACGAGCTTCACCTCCGTTTTTACAATCAAGCGCTGCGTTACGCCGGATTTCCTCATGCCCACCACACGCTTGGCTCCTGCATGGCCGTGCGAGCTAACGTCTATAAAAGCCAAGGCGGCATGAATAGGCGGCAGGCCGGCGAGGATTTCTACTTCCTGCAAAAAATCATCCCGCTCGGCGCGTTTGCCGATTTGACGGCGACACGCGTCATTCCTTCGCCGCGTCCATCGGATCGCGTCCCGTTCGGCACGGGGAAGGCCGTGCTGGATGCTTTGCGAGAAGGGAAACGCGCGACTTACCCGCTGGAAGCTTTTCTGGATTTGCGAACGCTTTTCCTAGCCATCCCCGCGCTCTGCGACGGTCACGCAATTTCAAACCCAGATTTCCTCTCTGCTGCGTCAAAGGCGATGCGCTCTTTTCTGGACAAGGAAGACTTCGTGAAGTCCCTGCAGGAGATTCGCCAGAACACCGCGAACGAAGCCACTTTCCGGAGCCGCTTCTTCCGCTGGTTCAATGCGTTCAGGGCGATGAAATTCGTGCACCACGCCCGAGACTACTTCTACGGCGAGCCGAAAGTTGGCCCCGAAGCGGTCCGACTTTTGCAGTTGGTAGCCGGCGACGTTCAAGGCCTCGACGGAATGGCAGTCCGCGACCTGCTGGCGATTTACCGCGCGCTGGAACGCAAGGTCGGAAACAGCCAAGCAAAGGATTAA
- a CDS encoding CopG family transcriptional regulator gives MLWKMYYGPPVSETLTIRLGEKLANALREQARQTVLTQGEIARRALESHLHRGDQLTVMRHHFGAVKGPSDLSTNKTYRRS, from the coding sequence TTGCTATGGAAGATGTATTATGGTCCGCCCGTGAGTGAAACCTTGACCATCCGGCTGGGAGAGAAACTGGCCAACGCTCTCCGGGAGCAGGCACGGCAGACGGTTCTTACCCAGGGCGAAATCGCGCGCCGGGCCTTGGAGTCGCACCTGCATCGCGGCGATCAACTGACGGTCATGCGACACCATTTCGGAGCTGTAAAAGGACCGTCCGACCTGAGCACCAACAAGACCTATCGCCGCTCCTGA
- a CDS encoding DUF1501 domain-containing protein — MFDFSQPITRRQALKTAACGFGYLALAGLAAQRAAAANPLAPKIPHFRARAKRVIFIFMQGGPSHVDSFDYKPILDNEDGKMLSFDDARTIANIGKRATPQRVMKPLWKFARHGQSGRWVSDLFPEMARHVDNLCFIHSLHTEGVAHGPATLFLHCGSTNFIRPSMGSWVTYGLGTENDNLPGFVTLSPSGGNGGPRNYGNAFLPAVYQGTAIGRAGAPASEATIRNLSNLSVSPEAQRRQFEMIRELNAEQLKRNPGDFEIEAVINSFELAWRMQNHAPGALDLAQESPATLALYGIGEKATDNFGRQCLMARRLCEAGVRYVQVTYGDNTANPAWDQHSNLPKHADHARAVDKPVAGLLADLKQRGLLEDTVVWWGGEFGRTPYAEKNGTGRDHNPGGFTVWLAGGGLKAGFAFGETDEFGHLAVKDKVHMHDLHATILHLLGLDHEQLTYRFDGRDFRLTDVAGRIVREILV; from the coding sequence ATGTTTGACTTCAGCCAGCCCATCACCCGCCGCCAGGCGTTGAAAACCGCCGCGTGCGGCTTCGGTTACCTCGCGCTGGCGGGCCTGGCTGCCCAACGCGCTGCCGCGGCAAATCCTCTCGCGCCGAAAATCCCGCACTTTCGCGCACGCGCCAAACGCGTCATCTTCATTTTTATGCAAGGCGGGCCGAGCCACGTCGATTCTTTCGACTACAAGCCCATTCTGGACAATGAAGATGGGAAGATGCTCAGCTTCGACGACGCGCGCACCATCGCTAACATCGGCAAACGCGCCACGCCTCAGCGCGTCATGAAGCCCCTCTGGAAGTTCGCGCGGCACGGACAGAGCGGGCGCTGGGTGTCGGACCTTTTTCCCGAAATGGCCCGGCACGTGGATAATCTTTGCTTCATCCACTCGCTGCACACCGAGGGCGTGGCGCACGGGCCGGCCACGCTGTTCCTGCACTGCGGTTCCACCAACTTCATTCGCCCCTCGATGGGTTCGTGGGTGACCTACGGGTTGGGCACGGAGAACGACAATCTGCCGGGCTTCGTGACGCTCAGTCCGTCCGGCGGCAATGGCGGTCCGCGCAACTACGGCAATGCGTTCCTCCCCGCGGTGTATCAAGGCACGGCCATTGGCCGGGCGGGCGCGCCGGCCAGCGAAGCCACCATTCGCAATCTCTCCAATCTTTCCGTTTCGCCGGAAGCACAGCGGCGGCAGTTCGAAATGATCCGCGAATTGAACGCCGAGCAATTGAAGCGAAACCCGGGCGACTTCGAGATCGAAGCGGTCATCAACTCCTTCGAACTCGCCTGGCGCATGCAGAACCACGCGCCCGGCGCGCTCGACCTCGCTCAGGAATCTCCCGCCACGCTCGCCTTGTACGGGATTGGCGAAAAGGCCACGGACAATTTCGGCCGCCAATGTCTGATGGCGCGCCGCCTGTGCGAAGCCGGCGTGCGCTACGTCCAGGTTACTTACGGCGATAACACCGCCAACCCGGCCTGGGACCAGCATTCCAATTTGCCGAAACACGCCGATCACGCGCGCGCGGTGGACAAACCCGTTGCCGGCCTGCTGGCCGATCTCAAGCAGCGCGGGTTGCTCGAAGACACCGTGGTCTGGTGGGGCGGCGAGTTTGGCCGCACGCCTTACGCCGAGAAGAACGGTACCGGCCGCGACCATAATCCCGGCGGCTTTACGGTCTGGCTTGCGGGTGGCGGTTTGAAGGCCGGATTTGCTTTCGGCGAGACGGACGAGTTCGGCCATCTCGCGGTGAAGGACAAAGTTCACATGCACGACCTGCACGCCACGATCCTGCACTTGCTCGGACTGGACCACGAGCAGCTCACGTATCGGTTCGACGGCCGCGATTTTCGGCTGACCGATGTCGCCGGGCGAATCGTCAGAGAGATTCTCGTTTAA